The genomic region CGCCAATCTGACGTTCTTCCTCGTTGCTGCAACACATCCCGCGCTCACCGGGTACGGCGGCTGGAAGGAAGAGCTCATCGGTTTCGGTGTGCTCGTCATTGCCTTGACGATGTACGGCTACCGCCGCTATGTACAAGACCGCATCAACTAGCGGTGTGGTGCCGCCGAACCCGCTCTCACCCGGGGGTCACCTATACGACGGAAAATCCCGCGGGCAGCGGCGCGCGGCCCGTCAGCGACAGCAGCACGGTCTCGCCTTGCTCCAGGGCGACACCGATGCGCGCGGCAAGCGCGGTCGCCTCGTCGAGAACTGGTGTCGGTGGCGTGAAATCGATTCCGGTGGCGCGGGCGATGTCGAGACCGTGCACGGCCATCTCGAAGGTGCGCGTCGGCAGATAGCCGCTCAGCCGGATGCCGAGCCCGCCGATCACCGCAATCAACGGGTCGTCATCGACACCGGCCAGGTCGGCCAGCACGCGGCGGCGCAGATCGGCCACCGCCACGGCGGGGTCGGCGCCGAGGTCTCGGCCCGCCTGCCTGCCCCGCTCGGTGACGTCGGCGGCGCCGAGGGTGGCCGCGACGTCGCGAATGCGGGTGTAGTACTCGACAGGGCCTGCGAGGTCCTCGCGCTCAGCCGGGGTCTGCAGGTAGGTGCTCACCGTGATCAACGAACGCGAGGTGTGACCGACGAGCGAGCGCACATCCCAGTCGCCAAGGCCAGGCCCGTCCCACGCATCGGCGGGGATGGCACCGACGAGGTCGACGAACGCCTCGGCGGCGGCGGCGAAGGTCTTGGACGTCGAGGCGCTCACGCGACCGAGACGCGGTCCCACCCGGCGACCGACTCCACGCTGCGTGGCTGCGGGCCGACATAGATGGCCGATGGGCGCACCAGCTTGCCGAGACGCTTCTGCTCCAAGATGTGGGCGCACCAGCCCGCGGTGCGACCGCAGGTGAACATGGCGGGCATCATCGTGGTGGGTACCTCGGCGAAGTCCAGCATCACCGCGGCCCAGAACTCGACATTGGTCTCGATGGCGCG from Mycolicibacterium sp. YH-1 harbors:
- a CDS encoding maleylpyruvate isomerase family mycothiol-dependent enzyme, which translates into the protein MSASTSKTFAAAAEAFVDLVGAIPADAWDGPGLGDWDVRSLVGHTSRSLITVSTYLQTPAEREDLAGPVEYYTRIRDVAATLGAADVTERGRQAGRDLGADPAVAVADLRRRVLADLAGVDDDPLIAVIGGLGIRLSGYLPTRTFEMAVHGLDIARATGIDFTPPTPVLDEATALAARIGVALEQGETVLLSLTGRAPLPAGFSVV